The genomic segment CCAGGCTAGGACAAGCGGGGGTAGGAGGTCGTCTTCAACAATTTTTTCCAGTATGGCGAGACCACATACAGGACAATTGGGTGCTCACAATCATAGCAGAAGGGTACCGAATTCCATTCGACAGCCTACCTCCTCGCACTTACAAACGCTCATCAACACCAAAAAACTCATCCAAAAGACTCGCTCTGACTACAATAGTAAACGAGCTGAAACAAAACAATGTCATTGTACCAATACCTGCCGAAGAACGTTACAGAGGTTTCTACTCGAATCTCTTTTTGGTCTTAAAGAAGGAGGGTACCTTCAGACCAGTATTAAACCTAAAAACCTTAAACAGGCAGGTGTCCAAACAGAGATTCCGCATGGAGTCCATTCGGTCGGTGGTGATGTCAATGACCCCCAATTGTTTCATGGCCAAGGTAGACCTTCAGGATGCCTACTTGCATGTACCCATCAGGAGGGCATCCCAACGATATCTACGGTTCACGGTGCTCGGGGAACATTACCAATTCAAGGCTCTTCCTTTCGGCCTTTCCACGGCACCCCGAGTGTTCACGAAAATACTCAGCCCATTGATTGCACACCTCAGGCGTCTAGGAATCTCAGTCACACCTTATCTGGACGACCTCCTAATCAGAGCTCCGTCCTACGACCAGAGTCACAACGACACCCAAATTTGTGTCACAATACTCCAACAACACGGTTGGataataaattacagaaaaagtcACCTCACACCcacacagcaaattcagtttttGGGAATGTTGTTCGACTCATCCCGTCAGACTACATCTCTGCCCTTGGAGAAGATTCAAACAATCGTACACGCTGCTCAACAAGTCTGCACTCAGACCACCATTTCAGCGGAACGCTGCCTCCAGTTATTAGGCTACATGTTAGCAGCATTGGAAGCACTGCCTTTCGGCAGATTCCGCATGAGAGACTTTCAGAATCACTTTCTACGCCTTTGGGACAAGAACCACTCAAACTTGTCGCAACAAATTCCACTTACCATGCAAGTCAAACGTTCACTGACTTGGTGGACAATACCTCAAAATCTTTCTCAAGGCAAGACATGGGCCTTACCCCAGTGGACCGTACTGACCACGGACACCAGCCTCACCGGCTGGGGGGCAACTTGGCCACCTCGAACTTGCCAAGGGACATGGTCCCAAGCGGAATCAAAACTTCCTATAAACGTGTTGGAAATCAGAGCAATCCGAAATGCCATAGCTCATTGGTCTCAAGACTTACGAAACATGCCACTACGCATTCAGTCCGACAATGCCACCGCAGTAGCCTACCTCAACAAGCAGGGGGGAACCCGCAGCAACAGAGCGATGAGGGAGGTAGCGCAAATACTCACCTGGGCAGAACTTCATGTTCCAGCCATCTCTGCAGTCTTTATTCCGGGCGTACTAAACTGGGAGGCGGATTACCTCAGCCGCCAGCGGATAGACCAGGGAGAGTGGTCTCTCCGCTTGGACGTCTTCGCGCAGTTGGTAACCAGATGGGGAAGGCCAGACATAGACATGTTTGCGTCAAGACACAATTTCAAAGTTCCTACCTGCTGCGCCAGGTCACAGGACCCGAAGGCGGCTTACGTAGACGCATTAGTGATACCGTGGATTTTCAAGCGAGTCTATGCCTTCCCTCCACTAGCACTTCTTCCAAGAGTGATACGCAAGATACGGCAGGAACGGACAGAAACCATTCTCATTGCCCCGGATTGGCCGCGGAGACCTTGGTACTCCGAACTCATCAACATGTCAGCAGCTCCACCATGGCGGCTGCCTCTCACACCAGATTTGCTCACTCAAGGACCGATAAAGCATGACAACCTGCAGCGGTTGCATTTGACGGCTTGGCTGTTGAAACCGAGTTGTGGCGTTCCAAAGGGTTTTCGAAAGAAGCCACTGACATTCTGTTGATGGCCAGAAAGCGGTCCACATCTAGAGTCTATCATAGGACTTGGAAAGCTTTCATAGACTGGTGTGTGCCCAAGCAGTTTCAGTGGCAGCAAGCGTCGGTTCCAACAATTGTTGAATTCCTTACTCAGGGGCTCCATTTAGGTCTCTCCTTAGCAACCCTCAAAGGCCAGATCTCAGCACTTTCTATTCTTCTACAACGTCAGTGGGCAAGGGAACCAGATATCTTGCAGTTCATGCAGGGAGTGGGTAAGGTTAGGCCTCCATACAGGGACCCAACGCCACCCTGGGATCTTACACTTGTTCTCAATGTATTACAGGGTCCCCCCGTTTGAGCCTTTGGCTTCCTGCACGCTTAAATTTCTTACCTGGAAGATGACGTTTCTCTTAGCCATTACCTCAGCAAAACGGGTCTCTGACATGGCAGCACTATCTTGTAAGGAACCCTGGCTTATTTTGCATCAGGACAGGGCAGTTTTCAGGACTATTCCAGCTTTCCAGCCCAAGgtggtttctgctttccacatAAATGAGGAAATTAATCTTCCTTCCTTCTGCCCTAGGCCAGCTAATCCCAAGGAAAAGGCACTACATAAACTAGATGTAGTGAGAGCGGTTCGCTATTACCTAGACAGATCCAAAGAATATAGGAAATCGGATACCTTTTTAGTTACATATGGTCAGAACAAAGGGTCACCTGCTTCTAAACGAACCATTGCTAGATGGCTGGTTGAGACAATCAATTGTGCTTATGACCTTAGTCACAAACCTAGGCCCTTCAAGGTCCGAGCTCATTCTACCAGAGCACTCGGTGCATCCTGGGCCTTGTATAATCTAGCCACTCCAGAACAAATCTGTAAGGCAGCCACTTGGGCTTCTTTGTCTACATTCGCAAAATTTTATAGACTTCATCTGTTTCATTCCACTCCTGCTGCATTTGGTAGAAAAGTACTTCAAGCAGTTGTGAGGAAACAGTAAATTGAACCCGGCCCTAAAAAAGATGGGACAGCTTTCGGACGTCCCCATGgttgctgcactgacaggaagggccgttCTAGAGAAAGATGGATTTTCGACTTAccggaaaatctttttctagacggcctggactgtcagtgcagtaagccccACCCTTTCCTTACTGTTCGATATTGTTGCCTGTTGGCGAGTTGTTACTGTTGTTATTGTGAATCTCTTCTCGCTCTTTCTCTGCTATCCTTTCTTCTCCAAACTGAGGGGAATCAGGAGGAGCAAGAGCTTATATGAAGAGGGCGGAGTcgagattctaattttttcttctgtcctgcctccggaggtggatacttaaccccatggttgctgcactgacagtccaggctgtctagaaaaagattttccggTAAGTCGAAAATCCATCTTTTCAAACCAACCGAAGATTCCAGAAGCTCTATCCGTTTCCTAAAGAGCTTACAGAGAAGCGGTCACTTCCACCATCAGTTGATGCACCAGTATCTCGGCTCTCCAAAAATACTTCTCTTCCAGTTCCTGACGCTTCCTTTAGTTATTTGATGGACAAGTAATTAGAGAGCCTGCTACGCTCCGCTTTCACAGCTTCTGGCACTTCCCTACGCCCCGTTTTAGCCATGGCATGGGTCAGTAGGGCCATTCAATCATGGTCAGATTTTCTTCTCAACGCCATTACCTCAGGGGCACCCTGCCATGAGCTCTCCCAATAGGCTTCCCAGATCAAGGAAGCAAATGATATGTGTTAGGCTTCTCTCGATGCAGCTCAATTCATCAGTAGATCATCGGCACTCTCTGTGGCTGCTCGCAGATCACTCTGGATGAAACTGTGGTCAGCCGATCTCTTTTCCAAAAAATCCCTCATCTCCATCCCATTTAAGGGCAAGCTTCTATTTGGCCCTGACCTAGACAAGATCATCAGACAAGCAACAGGGAGCAAAAGTACCATGCTATCACAACCTAAATCATGCCCTCCTTTCGCAGGTGAAAATTTTTCGTGGCTCCCTCACTAAAAATGTAAGATCATCACCTCTATGACAGTCCTTCTCCAACCGAGGACGTTTCTGTAGTAAGCGGAGACCACACTGGCAGAACCAAAAGCACACTCCCAAGACAGGAGACAAAACCGCCTCTGCATGACGGCGACTTTGCACCGGTAGTCACGACACCTATAGGGTGGAGGCTGAGCCTTTTCGCCAACATGTGGATCGCACTTATCCAAGACATCTGGATCCATGAAATGGTTACTTGAGGCTATCACCTCTAATTTTCATCACCTCCTCCACATCACTTTTTCATGTCCAGACTGCCACAAGAGCCAGACAAAAGATCAGCCTTGCTTGGCGTCATCTCCAACCTCCTCCTGTCAGAAGTGATCATACCTGTACCTGCCGGAGAACTTTTCAGAGGCTACTATTCACACCTCTTCGTAGTGCCCAAAAAAGAAGGGTCCGTACAACCCATACTGGATCTAAAAGAATTAAACAAATTCATCTGACCAAGGAGATTCCATTTGGAGTCTCTCAGATCAGTCATTGCAGCATGTCGTCAGGTCAATTCCTAATTTCTCTTGACATGAAGAATGCATACTTTCATGTACCCATTTTCCCTCCACATCAGAAATACCTTCCAGAATTGCCATTACCAGTTCACAAGCCTCCCATTCGGACTAATGTCGTATCCTCTGGCTGCAGCGACAGTAGTAATCTGCACTGTGGGGATTTCCATCACCCAATACCTGGATGAACTACTAATCAAGGCACCCTCCTTCACAGAGGCTTAGAGATATGTCCAGATAACCATGGACAAGTTACAGAAACTAGGCTGAGTCTTAAATCTGGCAAAGTCATCTCTGACACCCAGCCCATCCATGGTCTTCCTCGGCAtggcctgctgggggtatagccagtggaggaggggTTAGCTTTTTTcctactgttgtgtcctgccctcctagaggtaccagctataccccactgctcctgtgtcccccaagtgactgaaagGAAAGAGATTTTACgatgagtacacaaaatctccttttttttaatttctctgtgCTTTTTATTTCTCTACAGTGTCTGGACAGACGCCTTCCTCTCAGAATCTGGGGCAGAACAGCCAAACTCCAGCTCCTCCATTGGCCCCTTCCAAGGCAACCTGCCCACCACTGGCCCTAGACCAAGAAAAGACTGCTACGGTGCCCTCTGAAGCAATTGCCAAGGCTCAGATCCCAACATCCTCTCCACAACCAGCTCATGTGTCAGTGACATCTCCAGCCTCTACTCAGCCTAGCGCGGCATCTCCGTGTGAGCTACAGCCTCCTGTCACCCCTCAGCCCCTTGCCCATCTGCAGGCTAACACACATCTACCCTTGGAACAGCCAAGGGCTGATACTTCACAGCATAGGGAAACTATTTCTGGCCAGCCTGAAACAAAAGCTTCATGTCAAGTTTCTGTATCACAGGCTCTTCCACAAGTCACACCACAGTCACCAATTCAGAGCCGGCCTCAGACCCAGACTATACCCCTGGCGCAAGGCCAGGGTCCGCAAACTGTTCAAATGACACTGCCAGCTTCCTTCAAAATTCAGTCTACTGTACAACTGCAAGCACCAGCCCAACCACAGAGCCACATGCAGACTATTGCAGCCAATCAGGCAGTGACTGTTCAGTCCCCTTCCCGAGCACAGTTGCATATTCAACCTCCACATACCCAGGTAATTACTGTCCCTCAGCTCCAGCAACAGGTGCAGGTCCTCTCCCACTTGCAATCTCATGTGGTAGCACAGATACAGACACAGCCAGGTGGCATTCCCCAGCAAATTAAACTGCAGCTGCCCTTCCAAATTCAGCAGGCTGGTTCAGTTCAGGCACATCAGATCCAGAATGTGGTTGCTGTGCAGGCGGCCAGTGTGCAGGAGCAGCTGCATAGGATGCAACAGCTCAAAGAACAACAGCAAAAGAAAAAGCAGCAAGAAGTGAAAAGAGAGCAGAGCCTTCATACTTCCAGCCAGAGTGATATTCAGAAACAGGTAAGGAACCGCACTGCTATCACAACCCTAATTTTTGGGTTTCTTTTTGGTTCAAAGAAATTTCCAAGGTCCTTCATGTTTGTCTTTGACTAGTGTGTTCCATCGTTGAAATTTAGTTAGAAATTTTGAAAGTGCATAAATgggttattaaagggaaaatatatttctttaagtCTCTCTTAAATTTACTATTAACAAAGACAATACATTATGAGTAGCTTAACCTGCACTCcattctgtatatttgtagtCCTAGACATGTATAGTTGCTGCCATATTTATTATCCATAAATACCAGCTTAGCGGTGTAATCTTTTGAGCTACCATTGAGGTTATTTAACGGAAATCtatgaaaaatactttaaaaggaaaatttaaaatgaactttcattttataataataagaaactaaatataatctttaaaaaatgttgtactttcTAAAATAAGTTCACTGTCTGCAATcagtctgtcttcatgcaggagttggattcagattttgATTCATCTCTTCAGTGGGGCTACTTGGAGCTAACCTTTTTTAAGAAGCTTATACTAAATTTTCTTTATAGTTTCTCTTTAAGCAAGTCTTGCATTGCTTGATGTGTGTACATTTAATTTCGTTTTTTGACTAGTTTAAAGCCCTTGTGTGACCCACTCTCCCTAGGTTGTAATGAAGCAGAACGCTGCTATAGAGCACTTGAAACAGAAGAAGACACTGTCCCCTCTGGAACGGGAAGAGAATCAGAGGTGAGAAAGCACTGGGTTTGTGTCAGTTCTCAGTGTCTCCGTTTAGCTTTTTCTCTAGTGATTTCTGAGAAGAGTGGATTTGTCAGTTCACTCTAAGTACAAATACTCACAAAGTGAGTGCAGGAGATTGGGTAGATATGCCGCATGTCCCTGCAGGTGATGGGAGTgatttttatattccagtttctgtTATGTATTTATTTGAGGATGAAAGGTAACAGAGGGCACTTTGGGCTAGAAAAgctttcccatatatatattttttttacaaatatgtatttaagatggtaaaatcaaataaaccccccccccccaaatgacaGGGTTTAAATCACACAAATAAACAGAATGATCTTGCACACTAATCCAGCACAAAATGGCAGGTGCTACCGCAATTAGAAATTCTTTATCAAAAATTTGTAAcaaacattacaatatatatataactcagtGCATAATGATAATGTTCATCAAGGCCTTAAAGATGCACACCACCCTGCAATAAACAGCATACAGTATTAAAGCGTAGACTCTGAATGAGAGAattaccccaacgtttcggcaataACGCCTTTGTCAAGGGAAGTAGTGCATACCATCTTGCTTGCAGAATATATATCCTGGTTAGCACTAGACTACAGTGCACTAGCGCATGCACAC from the Xenopus laevis strain J_2021 chromosome 9_10L, Xenopus_laevis_v10.1, whole genome shotgun sequence genome contains:
- the LOC121398307 gene encoding uncharacterized protein LOC121398307, with product MARPHTGQLGAHNHSRRVPNSIRQPTSSHLQTLINTKKLIQKTRSDYNSKRAETKQCHCTNTCRRTLQRFLLESLFGLKEGGYLQTSIKPKNLKQAGVQTEIPHGVHSVGGDVNDPQLFHGQGRPSGCLLACTHQEGIPTISTVHGARGTLPIQGSSFRPFHGTPSVHENTQPIDCTPQASRNLSHTLSGRPPNQSSVLRPESQRHPNLCHNTPTTRLDNKLQKKSPHTHTANSVFGNVVRLIPSDYISALGEDSNNRTRCSTSLHSDHHFSGTLPPVIRLHVSSIGSTAFRQIPHERLSESLSTPLGQEPLKLVATNSTYHASQTFTDLVDNTSKSFSRQDMGLTPVDRTDHGHQPHRLGGNLATSNLPRDMVPSGIKTSYKRVGNQSNPKCHSSLVSRLTKHATTHSVRQCHRSSLPQQAGGNPQQQSDEGGSANTHLGRTSCSSHLCSLYSGRTKLGGGLPQPPADRPGRVVSPLGRLRAVGNQMGKARHRHVCVKTQFQSSYLLRQVTGPEGGLRRRISDTVDFQASLCLPSTSTSSKSDTQDTAGTDRNHSHCPGLAAETLVLRTHQHVSSSTMAAASHTRFAHSRTDKA